The following are encoded together in the Clostridium sp. BJN0013 genome:
- a CDS encoding Ig-like domain-containing protein: MKNKILMATFFGIFLLITPNVKAVSFTDNQTVDANKTWTIKFTSDVEFDDLTRQGITVTDSKGDKVNVGIQLGQDSKTVTVTAPQGGYTAGESYILNIGNQVHSTKGKTLNKEYTLNFNIKSNEGEMLNGKKIKSGNLSTDYDIEQALSDIDKFQLNTLNIPVKIEIDNLSSSGMRVDRSSEEKAINLIKQLNGKNINIILEPYPWIAGGEDIETDWNPDDMDTFFLNWRANVLKTLIDDIAVPYNVDALNIGSNFVNIEPEEKNWCDTIDYVRTYYKGLVTYRTNWWYTASWDTKSITDYENKLNNKLFSKLDFISIAAYFELTNNATNTAENLVSAIESSQISVNGEVRNQNIKQEIKNFYDKWNKPIFFGEIGFPKTDEASFHPWDPDENSIVNNVEQANCFEAYRREFENEPWFLGFSVFAIGKQDKDKRYYPSEESTLVIRNWYSKEQ, from the coding sequence TTGAAAAACAAAATTTTAATGGCAACTTTTTTTGGTATTTTTTTATTAATTACACCTAATGTAAAAGCAGTAAGCTTTACTGACAATCAAACAGTAGATGCTAATAAAACATGGACAATCAAATTTACAAGTGATGTTGAATTTGACGACTTAACCAGGCAAGGAATAACTGTAACAGACAGTAAAGGTGATAAAGTAAATGTGGGAATACAATTAGGTCAGGATAGTAAAACAGTTACAGTGACAGCTCCTCAAGGGGGATATACGGCAGGAGAAAGTTACATATTAAACATCGGAAATCAGGTGCATTCTACTAAAGGTAAGACTTTGAATAAAGAATACACATTGAACTTTAATATTAAAAGTAATGAAGGTGAAATGTTAAATGGAAAGAAGATTAAATCAGGAAATCTATCTACAGACTATGACATTGAACAAGCCTTAAGTGATATAGATAAGTTTCAATTGAATACCTTAAATATACCTGTAAAAATAGAAATAGATAATCTTTCTTCAAGTGGTATGAGAGTTGACAGATCAAGCGAAGAGAAAGCAATAAACTTAATTAAACAATTAAATGGTAAAAATATAAATATAATACTAGAGCCTTATCCCTGGATAGCTGGGGGAGAGGATATTGAAACAGATTGGAATCCAGATGATATGGATACTTTCTTTTTAAATTGGAGGGCAAATGTATTAAAGACATTAATAGATGATATTGCAGTACCATACAATGTAGATGCACTAAACATAGGGAGTAATTTTGTAAATATAGAACCTGAAGAAAAAAATTGGTGTGATACCATAGATTATGTTAGAACCTATTATAAAGGATTAGTAACCTATAGAACTAATTGGTGGTATACAGCATCATGGGATACTAAAAGTATTACTGACTATGAAAACAAGCTAAATAATAAGTTGTTTTCAAAACTAGATTTTATATCTATTGCAGCTTATTTCGAACTTACAAATAATGCTACAAATACTGCGGAAAATCTTGTAAGTGCAATAGAAAGTTCACAGATATCTGTAAATGGAGAAGTTAGAAACCAAAATATAAAACAAGAGATAAAAAATTTTTATGATAAATGGAATAAACCTATCTTCTTTGGAGAGATTGGTTTTCCTAAAACTGATGAAGCATCATTTCATCCATGGGATCCAGATGAAAATAGCATTGTAAATAATGTTGAACAAGCTAATTGCTTTGAAGCTTATAGAAGAGAATTTGAGAATGAGCCATGGTTTCTGGGGTTTTCTGTATTCGCAATAGGCAAACAAGATAAGGATAAACGTTATTACCCAAGTGAAGAAAGTACATTAGTTATCAGAAATTGGTATAGTAAGGAACAGTAA
- a CDS encoding ABC transporter substrate-binding protein: MKNKKLGIRIIGLLLTAALIFAFSGCGSNNSTSSNPASTASKTKVFTDMVGRKVTLSTNVKRIVLVRTMDIYMLSSILGKELDTKLVAVGQSFKSTDIDGYNMFSKVYKNLDKMTALGSVYDDAISVESVVNLNPDIIIVDKQFYNKNCIQKMISTGLPVVIMDNNSDPFYGPGKSIKMVGKMLGKESKVDEMVDYANQKTDAVLQRVQKVISSGIKKPVLYWECGNVAPDKIGQTDGDVKTSWGYVWDKLGADNISIGVTGQPLNAEKVLASNPDIIIIGGANWSPTDNIMRLGFFATGQSANEHLSLYTQRAGWSDLNAIKNGRLYALHYNLYIRPYNFAGVEEMAKFLFPSEFEDLNPEKDRKEFFDKYMPVKYSGLFSADWK; the protein is encoded by the coding sequence ATGAAAAACAAAAAATTAGGAATTAGAATTATTGGTTTGCTATTGACAGCTGCACTTATCTTCGCATTTTCAGGGTGTGGTTCTAATAATTCAACATCATCGAATCCGGCTTCAACTGCTTCAAAAACGAAGGTTTTTACAGATATGGTTGGCAGGAAAGTGACACTATCCACTAATGTTAAACGTATTGTACTTGTGAGAACAATGGATATATATATGCTCTCTTCAATTTTAGGTAAAGAACTAGATACAAAATTAGTGGCTGTAGGCCAAAGTTTCAAGAGTACCGATATTGATGGATATAATATGTTTTCAAAAGTATACAAGAATCTTGATAAAATGACTGCCCTTGGCAGTGTGTATGACGATGCAATAAGTGTTGAATCTGTTGTGAATTTAAATCCAGATATAATCATTGTTGATAAACAATTCTACAATAAAAATTGCATACAGAAAATGATTTCTACAGGATTGCCTGTTGTTATTATGGATAATAATTCCGATCCTTTTTATGGACCTGGAAAGAGTATAAAAATGGTAGGAAAAATGCTGGGTAAAGAATCGAAAGTTGATGAAATGGTGGATTATGCTAACCAGAAAACTGATGCTGTGCTGCAAAGAGTTCAAAAAGTTATTTCAAGCGGAATAAAAAAGCCTGTATTATATTGGGAGTGCGGCAATGTGGCTCCAGATAAGATTGGTCAGACAGATGGTGATGTGAAAACCAGTTGGGGTTATGTTTGGGACAAACTCGGCGCAGATAATATTAGTATTGGTGTCACAGGCCAGCCATTAAATGCCGAAAAGGTACTTGCCTCAAATCCTGATATTATTATCATAGGTGGAGCTAACTGGAGTCCAACTGATAATATTATGCGTCTTGGATTTTTTGCAACTGGGCAAAGTGCTAATGAGCATTTAAGCCTTTACACCCAAAGAGCGGGATGGTCTGATTTAAATGCAATTAAAAATGGAAGGCTTTACGCACTTCATTACAATCTTTATATTCGACCTTATAATTTTGCTGGTGTTGAGGAAATGGCAAAATTCTTATTTCCAAGTGAATTTGAGGACTTAAATCCTGAAAAAGATAGAAAAGAATTTTTTGATAAATATATGCCGGTTAAGTATTCAGGTTTATTTTCAGCAGATTGGAAATAA
- a CDS encoding ABC transporter substrate-binding protein, protein MKKIYMKRKLLSMLFIAVMLISLVGCGTTARKEETAKNTPATKTYTDMAGRKVKLSTNINKIVTLRYMETNILGAILGKDFDKKVISLGQDLKTNDIDLYQKFSQTFDMDKIVQCGSIYDDSVSSEKLLELDPDIIIVDYYFMQKSSVKKLIEVGLPVVFIDSDGSNPKKDPLYSMLDSMSMLGDMLGYKEKTDEMVKYARDRIDNVLKIANKAVKESSKKPSVYFELGNVTPEEIGTTRGETSTGFGALLKRLGAENIGEGHGSESLNPEIVLSSNPDMIMIGGANWNPTSNIMRFGYFVTEEQAKKHLGEYTKRSGWSELSAIKNGRLYGFHFNYAKYPFDFAVVEYIGKKLWPEQFKDVDPEADLKEFFSKYMPINYSGVFFEDWKDE, encoded by the coding sequence ATGAAAAAGATTTATATGAAGAGAAAACTGCTGAGTATGTTATTCATTGCAGTCATGTTGATATCTTTGGTTGGATGTGGCACCACAGCAAGAAAAGAAGAAACAGCAAAGAATACACCTGCAACGAAAACATATACTGACATGGCAGGCAGAAAAGTAAAATTATCAACTAACATAAATAAAATTGTCACACTGAGATATATGGAAACGAATATTTTAGGGGCCATATTGGGTAAGGATTTTGACAAAAAAGTAATATCTCTAGGGCAGGATTTAAAAACCAATGACATAGATTTGTATCAAAAGTTTTCACAAACTTTTGACATGGACAAAATTGTACAATGTGGAAGCATATATGATGATTCAGTAAGCAGTGAGAAACTGCTGGAGCTCGATCCGGACATTATTATTGTTGATTATTATTTTATGCAGAAGAGCAGCGTTAAAAAATTGATTGAGGTTGGATTGCCTGTAGTTTTTATTGATTCGGATGGCTCTAATCCTAAAAAGGATCCATTATATAGTATGCTGGACAGTATGTCTATGTTAGGTGATATGTTAGGGTACAAAGAAAAGACAGACGAAATGGTAAAATATGCTAGAGACAGAATTGACAATGTACTAAAGATTGCCAATAAAGCTGTAAAAGAAAGTTCGAAAAAGCCGTCTGTTTATTTTGAATTGGGGAATGTAACACCTGAGGAAATTGGAACCACAAGAGGAGAGACATCTACTGGATTTGGAGCGTTACTTAAAAGATTAGGTGCTGAAAATATAGGAGAAGGGCACGGGTCGGAATCACTGAATCCTGAAATAGTTTTAAGTTCAAATCCTGATATGATTATGATAGGTGGAGCAAATTGGAATCCAACGTCAAATATTATGAGATTTGGTTATTTTGTCACTGAAGAACAAGCTAAAAAACATTTAGGAGAGTATACGAAACGATCTGGCTGGAGTGAGCTTTCAGCTATTAAAAATGGCAGATTATATGGATTTCATTTTAATTATGCCAAATATCCCTTTGATTTTGCAGTTGTTGAATATATTGGGAAGAAATTGTGGCCGGAACAATTTAAAGATGTTGATCCAGAAGCAGATTTAAAAGAATTTTTTTCTAAATATATGCCTATTAACTATTCTGGAGTATTTTTTGAAGACTGGAAAGATGAATAA
- a CDS encoding ABC transporter ATP-binding protein, whose amino-acid sequence MSLKIQNINYKHSSKFSLNNISLTFHNNVTAIIGPNGSGKSTLVKCILNIYKCDGEMYYQGESIKKQKKEFIKQKVGYLPQTTQNDASITVFEAVLLGLINTLNLKVSKKQEQKVNNILDAFELQHLAKSKINELSGGQLQMVSLAQSIIKEPEILILDEPLNNLDIHRQFSLMNTVSNLAYEKKMIVIIVMHDINLTSRYADNIVVMKDGNIYSHGTPKEVLTKKMIREIYKIDSEIYVNKQGKQVIEFVGISTETDKNKYKLVSHI is encoded by the coding sequence ATGAGTCTTAAAATACAGAATATTAATTATAAACATTCTTCTAAATTTTCTCTAAATAATATTAGTTTGACTTTTCATAATAATGTAACTGCAATTATTGGGCCAAATGGTTCAGGAAAGTCTACATTAGTTAAGTGTATTTTAAATATATATAAGTGTGATGGTGAAATGTATTACCAAGGTGAAAGCATTAAGAAACAGAAAAAAGAATTTATTAAGCAAAAGGTAGGTTACTTGCCCCAAACAACACAAAATGATGCTTCAATTACTGTTTTTGAAGCTGTGCTTTTAGGACTAATAAATACACTAAATCTTAAAGTTAGTAAAAAGCAGGAACAAAAGGTAAATAATATTTTAGATGCTTTTGAATTGCAGCACTTAGCAAAAAGTAAAATTAATGAATTAAGTGGCGGTCAGCTTCAAATGGTGTCATTAGCTCAATCAATAATTAAAGAACCAGAAATTCTCATATTAGATGAGCCATTAAATAATCTAGATATACATCGTCAATTTTCACTAATGAATACAGTATCAAATTTAGCATATGAAAAAAAGATGATTGTAATAATTGTAATGCACGATATAAATCTCACATCAAGATATGCTGATAATATTGTTGTCATGAAAGATGGCAATATTTATTCTCACGGAACACCTAAGGAAGTCTTAACAAAAAAAATGATAAGGGAAATATATAAAATTGATAGTGAAATATATGTAAATAAACAAGGTAAACAAGTTATTGAATTCGTAGGCATTTCCACTGAAACTGATAAGAATAAATATAAATTAGTATCTCATATTTAA